A genomic stretch from Methanomassiliicoccales archaeon includes:
- a CDS encoding PAS domain S-box protein: MTRKVAMKGREREKIRVLCIDDEPELLDIMKLYLEKDGDFAVNCVTSPIQALQIINKGGGGEKYDAIVSDYEMPEMNGIELLKEIRSSGLMTPFIIFTGKGREEVVIDALNFGADGYVRKGGDPRAQFAELLNMIKTVVEKRRALEMLEVSERALAEAQTVGRIGNFIYDIAENELSVSVELLRILGLDKMPFTGEYEHLFTAVHPDDRERVRQTLVEAIKKGSECEIEYRVILPDGTEKIVRHRTLTILGRDGSPAKVIGVIRDMTDEAHLFMRLERLNSMLFALRRVNQLIAREKDQGNLLRSLCNDILRTRMFEGIVIAAKGSDGSMDLYYAVRNETHEEILRRMSSVENLTCIREAMSTRSVIIFQQGDNRCSGCPLVHHDQWIDIAKRIEWGGEVYGTVLLHLHANAVVDEEVDFISDLTEDIGYALYNLKMERMKRNAEELLTRSERRYRHFFERANDGFAILQNGIVRYANRRLMKMGNYEENEVIGKHFAEFIADEDRERVLDYYRRRLAGKEAPTIYEIRLKKKDGSILIAELNATLAENEGGLATYVIVRDVTERVKMRELLEESERKYRSLFETTGTAMVMIEEDMTISLVNDEFTKLTGYTREEIEGKMKSIDFVSEKEVQRITEYHYARRSDASKAPRTYELELKCKDGGIRFVRITIDVIPGTKRSVASLIDITEEKKLKEELIRQREEFELLLDSIDTMVWYAIDPETYGRANKARAEFLGKKKEEIEGKKIWEFLPKPEAEVGVKGNRIVFEEKKKYRDFEWVTNAKGEKRLMLVTKIPKFDKDGNVEFAACTAEDVTELRKTQDALTLANKKLYLLGSVTRHDIMNQLAVISGSLQLLADLVNDEKSKRFVSMALKAAMNIEKHLEFSKDYERMGTYPPEWINLKEAIEKAMATIDRTKADIEVQIDDDLEVYADRLLEKVFSNIFDNALKHGGEKLSTIRIHQERRNDDLVIICEDDGKGLEESLKKSIFEGRHGRGLYLAKEILSMTGMTIEERGEAGRGARFEITVPKGGYRFGKE; this comes from the coding sequence ATGACACGGAAAGTCGCGATGAAGGGCAGGGAGCGTGAAAAAATCAGAGTTCTTTGCATCGACGATGAACCAGAACTCTTGGACATCATGAAACTCTATCTCGAAAAAGACGGTGATTTCGCTGTCAATTGCGTCACCTCGCCGATTCAGGCACTTCAGATTATTAACAAAGGGGGGGGGGGGGAGAAGTACGATGCAATTGTTTCAGACTACGAGATGCCAGAGATGAACGGCATCGAGCTTTTGAAGGAAATTCGCTCATCAGGGTTGATGACACCTTTCATCATTTTCACGGGAAAAGGGAGGGAGGAGGTAGTCATTGATGCACTCAATTTCGGTGCAGACGGCTACGTGCGGAAGGGCGGTGATCCACGTGCCCAGTTTGCTGAGCTACTTAATATGATCAAGACGGTTGTAGAAAAACGCAGGGCGCTCGAGATGCTCGAAGTCAGCGAAAGAGCGCTCGCTGAGGCCCAGACGGTCGGAAGGATCGGCAACTTCATTTACGATATCGCTGAGAATGAGCTGAGCGTCTCAGTCGAATTGTTACGCATTCTTGGCCTTGACAAGATGCCATTCACTGGCGAATATGAACATCTCTTTACAGCTGTGCATCCAGATGATCGTGAGCGCGTCAGGCAGACGCTGGTCGAGGCGATAAAGAAGGGTAGCGAGTGCGAAATCGAATACAGGGTTATTCTACCTGACGGGACGGAAAAGATTGTTCGCCATCGAACTTTGACGATTCTCGGCAGAGATGGTTCACCAGCTAAAGTGATCGGCGTCATCAGGGACATGACAGACGAAGCGCATCTGTTCATGCGCCTCGAGAGGCTCAACTCGATGCTCTTTGCGCTCAGGAGGGTCAACCAGCTGATCGCAAGAGAGAAAGATCAGGGGAATCTCCTCAGAAGCCTCTGCAATGACATCCTGAGGACGCGCATGTTCGAGGGAATCGTGATCGCTGCGAAGGGGAGCGATGGTTCGATGGATCTCTATTATGCGGTTAGGAACGAGACACATGAGGAGATCCTCAGAAGGATGTCGTCGGTTGAGAACCTCACATGCATCCGGGAGGCGATGTCGACAAGAAGCGTTATCATCTTCCAACAAGGGGACAACCGGTGCTCGGGCTGTCCCCTTGTGCATCACGATCAATGGATCGATATCGCGAAAAGAATCGAGTGGGGCGGCGAGGTCTACGGCACGGTCCTACTACACCTGCACGCGAATGCGGTCGTCGATGAGGAGGTCGACTTCATCAGTGACCTCACGGAGGACATCGGATACGCGCTCTATAACCTTAAGATGGAGAGGATGAAGAGGAATGCTGAGGAGCTCCTCACGCGGAGCGAACGTCGCTACCGTCACTTTTTCGAAAGGGCGAACGACGGGTTCGCGATCCTGCAGAACGGAATAGTGAGGTATGCAAACAGGCGTCTCATGAAAATGGGGAATTACGAGGAAAACGAGGTCATTGGAAAACACTTTGCAGAGTTTATCGCCGATGAGGATAGGGAGAGGGTTCTTGATTATTATAGAAGGAGGCTCGCTGGTAAAGAGGCCCCAACCATTTATGAGATACGACTCAAGAAGAAGGACGGTAGCATTCTCATCGCCGAGCTCAACGCCACACTAGCGGAAAACGAAGGCGGCCTCGCCACTTACGTGATTGTGAGGGATGTTACAGAGCGGGTGAAGATGCGCGAACTCCTCGAAGAATCAGAGAGAAAATATCGTTCGCTCTTCGAAACGACAGGGACAGCAATGGTCATGATCGAGGAGGACATGACGATCTCGCTCGTCAACGATGAATTTACAAAGCTAACTGGCTACACGCGCGAGGAAATAGAAGGGAAGATGAAGTCGATCGACTTCGTCTCGGAAAAGGAAGTTCAAAGGATCACAGAGTACCATTACGCGAGGAGAAGCGATGCCTCGAAGGCACCGCGAACGTATGAACTCGAATTGAAGTGCAAGGACGGCGGGATCAGATTTGTGAGGATAACAATCGACGTGATCCCAGGAACGAAGCGCAGCGTTGCATCGCTTATAGATATCACTGAGGAGAAGAAACTGAAGGAGGAATTGATCAGACAGAGAGAGGAATTCGAACTTCTGCTCGACAGTATCGATACGATGGTCTGGTACGCGATAGATCCTGAGACTTACGGTAGAGCGAACAAGGCACGCGCTGAGTTCCTTGGCAAGAAAAAAGAGGAAATTGAAGGCAAGAAAATCTGGGAATTTCTCCCGAAGCCCGAGGCTGAGGTCGGCGTGAAGGGAAATAGAATCGTCTTCGAGGAGAAGAAGAAGTACAGGGATTTTGAGTGGGTGACGAACGCGAAGGGTGAAAAGCGATTAATGCTCGTCACCAAGATCCCGAAGTTCGACAAGGATGGGAACGTCGAGTTCGCCGCTTGCACCGCTGAGGATGTCACCGAACTGAGAAAGACACAGGACGCCCTCACGCTTGCGAACAAAAAACTGTATTTGCTCGGGAGCGTGACAAGGCATGACATTATGAACCAGCTGGCGGTCATCTCCGGCAGTCTGCAACTACTCGCTGATCTCGTCAATGACGAGAAGTCAAAACGGTTCGTCTCAATGGCATTAAAGGCGGCGATGAACATCGAGAAGCATCTCGAATTCAGCAAGGACTATGAAAGAATGGGAACATATCCGCCCGAATGGATCAATCTAAAGGAGGCAATCGAGAAAGCGATGGCGACGATCGATCGTACAAAGGCGGACATCGAGGTGCAGATTGACGACGATCTCGAGGTTTACGCGGATCGCCTGCTCGAGAAGGTCTTCAGCAACATATTCGACAACGCGTTGAAGCACGGCGGTGAAAAACTCAGCACCATCAGGATTCATCAGGAAAGAAGGAATGATGACCTCGTCATCATCTGCGAGGATGATGGCAAAGGTCTGGAAGAAAGTCTAAAGAAATCGATCTTCGAAGGTCGCCACGGCAGGGGACTCTACCTCGCAAAGGAGATTTTATCGATGACTGGCATGACAATTGAGGAGAGAGGCGAAGCGGGCAGAGGCGCGAGGTTCGAGATCACCGTGCCGAAGGGCGGATACCGGTTCGGTAAGGAATAA
- a CDS encoding radical SAM protein, producing the protein MVDLTFRMIDRMAERVASSVSFSFPGQPEEVLPDHIDHAGLNIRVPFCAFRCTYCALPGERFSAKSADHFVSALNKEIELYAARYERAKIERIYLSGGTPSLLYESIGGIVDEVKKHFEFKGPVSMEASPVDLDDHVLDGLRSGGVNQLSIGIQTFNEEILSRYLNRKVTQADLIETLKRVRESKFDYINIDLMFSLPFQTKESLLHDLEIAVSTGVDGISTYPLMLLPYTPLASKILLNQNRAQKAHISSLHGFSQNPATEMDQYLLILSFLRQHGYQIRTIWSFSKAPEKYEGPYEHSNFIGMGPRAWGMLGNRFTLNMPSVLPYADAIAGGKFPIFAFSAVRDYPLARFARKLYHGKITVDEIEMINEQDQGIKRYLLMMKLLGLIKRKRDYYELTDKALAYGSCATKKIASATLIKINEVFASFDQPKTMTFSPTA; encoded by the coding sequence ATGGTCGACCTCACTTTTCGGATGATCGATCGCATGGCCGAAAGGGTCGCATCAAGCGTTTCTTTTTCATTTCCTGGGCAGCCCGAGGAAGTTCTTCCCGATCACATCGATCACGCTGGCTTGAACATCCGTGTGCCCTTCTGCGCCTTCCGCTGCACTTACTGCGCGCTTCCGGGAGAACGATTCAGCGCAAAGAGCGCGGATCATTTCGTCTCTGCCTTAAACAAAGAAATCGAGCTTTACGCGGCGAGATACGAGAGGGCGAAGATCGAAAGAATATATCTCAGTGGCGGCACGCCGTCACTCCTCTACGAGTCAATTGGCGGAATTGTGGACGAAGTCAAGAAACACTTCGAGTTTAAAGGCCCAGTTTCAATGGAAGCGTCCCCTGTCGATCTCGATGATCATGTTCTCGACGGACTGCGCAGCGGCGGGGTTAATCAATTAAGCATTGGCATTCAGACTTTCAATGAAGAAATCCTCTCTCGCTATCTCAATCGAAAGGTGACCCAGGCGGATCTCATCGAAACTCTCAAGAGAGTAAGGGAATCGAAATTCGATTACATCAACATCGACCTCATGTTTTCCTTACCTTTTCAAACAAAAGAATCGCTTCTCCATGATTTAGAGATCGCAGTATCGACTGGTGTCGATGGAATATCAACCTATCCGTTGATGCTCTTGCCTTATACGCCGCTTGCATCCAAAATATTATTGAATCAGAATCGGGCGCAGAAAGCTCACATTTCATCCCTTCATGGTTTCTCACAAAATCCTGCCACGGAAATGGATCAGTATCTTCTGATTCTCAGTTTCCTTCGTCAGCATGGCTATCAAATAAGAACGATTTGGAGCTTTTCCAAAGCGCCAGAAAAATATGAGGGACCGTATGAACACAGCAACTTTATCGGCATGGGTCCGAGGGCTTGGGGAATGCTTGGCAACAGATTCACGCTCAATATGCCTTCCGTACTTCCGTACGCAGACGCGATCGCAGGAGGAAAATTTCCGATTTTCGCATTTTCCGCTGTCAGGGATTATCCCCTCGCACGATTCGCGCGCAAGCTCTATCATGGAAAAATCACGGTCGATGAGATTGAAATGATCAATGAACAGGATCAAGGGATCAAGAGATATCTTCTGATGATGAAGTTGTTAGGACTTATTAAAAGGAAAAGAGACTATTACGAACTCACGGACAAGGCGCTCGCATACGGAAGCTGCGCAACGAAGAAAATCGCCTCGGCAACACTTATCAAGATCAACGAGGTCTTCGCCTCCTTTGACCAACCTAAGACTATGACGTTCTCACCTACGGCCTGA
- the galU gene encoding UTP--glucose-1-phosphate uridylyltransferase GalU yields the protein MKAVIPAAGLGIRFLPLTKAQPKEMLPVVDKPTIQYVVEEAIAAGISDIIIVTGAGKRAIEDHFDRSPELESVLERNGKEEELQEIKRVSNLAEIHYIRQKAPKGLGDAVYCARRHVGNEPFAVMLGDTINIASVPVVKQLMEIHELLGTSVIAVERVPKEKIQDYGIIKAKKVKERLHLIEDLVEKPKPDQAPSDYGITGTYILTPGIFRCIEQTPAGRNGEIQLTDALRLLLREEKIYAYEFEGRRYDIGDKLGWMKTNFELVLNHPEFSDETTKFLLDLLRRKRIIRGTKEGIPRRKKR from the coding sequence ATGAAAGCGGTGATTCCTGCCGCGGGTTTAGGCATCAGATTTTTGCCATTAACGAAAGCGCAGCCAAAGGAAATGCTGCCAGTCGTTGACAAACCGACAATCCAGTATGTTGTCGAGGAGGCGATCGCAGCGGGCATCAGCGATATTATCATCGTGACTGGCGCGGGAAAGAGGGCGATCGAAGATCATTTTGATCGATCGCCAGAACTTGAATCAGTACTCGAGAGAAACGGCAAGGAAGAAGAATTGCAAGAGATCAAAAGAGTATCGAATCTCGCGGAGATTCATTACATTAGACAGAAGGCACCAAAGGGTCTTGGCGACGCCGTTTATTGCGCAAGGAGACATGTTGGCAATGAGCCATTTGCTGTCATGCTCGGCGACACGATTAACATCGCGTCGGTTCCGGTCGTCAAGCAACTGATGGAGATTCACGAATTACTTGGCACGTCCGTTATCGCCGTCGAAAGAGTGCCAAAGGAGAAGATCCAGGATTACGGAATCATTAAAGCGAAAAAGGTGAAAGAAAGACTTCACTTAATAGAAGATTTGGTCGAGAAGCCAAAACCTGATCAAGCGCCATCGGATTATGGCATCACTGGCACATATATCCTGACGCCTGGTATTTTTCGTTGCATTGAACAAACTCCCGCAGGAAGAAACGGCGAGATCCAGCTGACCGATGCCTTGAGACTTCTTCTCAGAGAAGAAAAGATCTACGCATACGAATTTGAGGGTAGGCGATACGACATCGGCGATAAGCTCGGCTGGATGAAGACGAACTTCGAACTTGTTCTTAACCATCCAGAATTCTCCGACGAAACCACAAAATTTCTCCTCGATTTGCTGAGGAGAAAAAGGATAATCAGGGGCACGAAAGAGGGGATTCCGAGGAGGAAAAAGCGATGA
- a CDS encoding UDP-glucose/GDP-mannose dehydrogenase family protein yields the protein MRISIVGAGYVGLVTGVCFAELGHEVVCIDVVEEKIKALKEGKSLIYEKGLDTLLRKHLEDRLFFATTDFHFIKNTDLTLVCVGTPRMENGFLDTTHLESATLSIGQMLAEKDEYHVVVVRSTVLPTTTENIVIPALERSSGKKAGKDFGVAVNPEFLKEGNAIEDFMHPDRIVIGVTDDRSLSILKSLYSGFKCPIVETSLRTAEMIKLASNAFLATKISFINEIGNICKALKIDVREVVRGMGYDRRIGSEFLRAGCGFGGSCFPKDTTALASFARSHQIEPIILDAVIEVNEKQPLKMIELLEHHMDIRGKTIAVLGLAFKPGTDDIREASSIKIVKALIEKGANIKCHDPKAIENFRREFPSLIYCRTIKECVEGSDAVLIVTEWEEYADPNLYGDKLVIDGRGVVRTENYDGICW from the coding sequence TTGAGAATTTCGATCGTTGGCGCTGGTTATGTCGGTCTTGTCACGGGGGTTTGCTTCGCAGAATTGGGTCATGAGGTCGTTTGCATCGATGTCGTTGAGGAGAAAATTAAGGCGCTCAAAGAAGGAAAGAGTTTGATTTATGAAAAGGGGCTCGATACGCTTCTGCGGAAACACCTGGAAGATCGTTTGTTCTTCGCCACAACGGATTTCCATTTTATAAAGAATACGGATCTCACTCTTGTTTGCGTCGGAACGCCGCGAATGGAAAACGGGTTTCTTGATACGACTCATCTTGAAAGCGCTACACTGAGCATTGGTCAGATGCTTGCTGAGAAAGATGAATATCATGTAGTCGTTGTGAGAAGCACCGTTTTGCCTACGACGACAGAAAATATTGTTATCCCAGCACTCGAACGATCTTCTGGGAAAAAGGCTGGAAAGGATTTTGGGGTTGCCGTAAACCCTGAATTCCTCAAGGAGGGCAACGCGATTGAAGATTTCATGCATCCAGATAGAATCGTCATCGGTGTGACTGATGATCGTTCTCTCTCTATCTTAAAATCTCTTTACTCGGGATTCAAGTGTCCTATTGTGGAAACATCATTGAGAACAGCGGAGATGATCAAGCTCGCCTCAAACGCGTTCCTGGCGACAAAGATTTCATTCATCAACGAGATCGGCAATATCTGTAAGGCGTTGAAGATTGATGTCAGAGAAGTTGTGAGGGGCATGGGATACGATAGGCGCATAGGATCAGAGTTCCTCAGGGCGGGCTGCGGCTTCGGTGGTTCTTGCTTTCCAAAAGACACCACGGCACTCGCTTCATTTGCAAGGTCTCACCAAATCGAGCCTATCATTCTTGACGCTGTCATCGAGGTCAACGAAAAGCAACCGCTCAAGATGATCGAGTTGCTCGAACACCATATGGACATCAGGGGAAAAACGATAGCGGTTCTCGGACTTGCTTTCAAACCTGGTACCGACGACATCAGGGAAGCGAGTTCGATCAAAATCGTCAAAGCATTGATTGAGAAGGGCGCGAATATCAAGTGCCATGACCCGAAGGCGATCGAGAACTTTCGTAGGGAGTTCCCGTCGCTCATTTATTGTAGGACTATCAAAGAATGCGTTGAGGGGAGTGACGCGGTCCTCATCGTGACTGAGTGGGAGGAGTACGCAGATCCAAATTTATACGGTGACAAACTCGTGATCGATGGCAGAGGGGTTGTGAGGACGGAAAATTATGACGGGATCTGCTGGTGA
- a CDS encoding FAD-binding protein, which produces MKKEITEKCQYHYTEERSMERFDVCIVGGGLAGLCAAFEAAKANANVCMITKGCVGKASATSMSAGIFSHPTDQMKEDDLFRATMEIGRWINDEKLVRRLVSGGKEVPCFLQSLGMKFESKPSGMHLTREKLIFPMIELTTVMKESLREMGVTFFEHCAVENLVMDGKKCLGIVGLDRNYSSFSIAANSTVLASGGFCAMFDNNDNPNTTTGDGMVMALEAGASLRDLEFIQFFPIAMIHKGLPPFILFPPYPPGARIINDRNEDILKKRVPEETDLTKAVIVYRDKVCQAIAFEEEKGRKCFLDLSSVKRWEDADMKTMNSMFQLRTYQFPSTKECMIRITCTAHHSMGGVIIDENCLTGIQGLYAAGEVVGGIHGANRKGGNALADALIFGRIAGANAAKQRGVTIEKDRFETLVSIIDEQSRQTEEIPRERLMEMREMIASTCSKCLGIVRSRDLLAESATIAEKMFAELKNAKTDKKSRILLDEIRSMALLAEMATHTALLRQESRGSHFRKDFPVEDERWLGYIEVTMVDKKPAYSFVPKGGKAA; this is translated from the coding sequence ATGAAAAAAGAGATAACGGAGAAGTGTCAGTATCATTACACGGAGGAAAGATCGATGGAACGATTCGACGTCTGCATTGTTGGCGGCGGATTGGCAGGCCTATGCGCCGCTTTCGAGGCTGCGAAGGCTAACGCGAATGTCTGCATGATCACGAAAGGATGCGTCGGAAAGGCATCAGCGACATCAATGTCAGCTGGAATTTTTTCACATCCGACTGACCAAATGAAAGAAGACGATCTTTTCAGGGCGACGATGGAAATCGGACGCTGGATCAACGATGAAAAACTCGTAAGAAGGCTTGTTAGCGGTGGCAAGGAAGTCCCCTGTTTCCTCCAGAGTCTCGGGATGAAATTTGAATCAAAACCATCGGGGATGCACCTGACGCGCGAGAAACTCATTTTCCCGATGATTGAACTTACCACAGTGATGAAGGAGTCACTAAGAGAAATGGGAGTCACGTTCTTCGAGCACTGTGCCGTAGAAAACCTTGTAATGGACGGGAAGAAATGCCTGGGAATTGTGGGTTTGGATCGCAATTATTCATCGTTTTCAATCGCGGCCAATTCAACCGTTCTTGCATCTGGCGGATTCTGCGCGATGTTCGATAACAATGATAATCCCAACACGACAACTGGTGACGGGATGGTCATGGCCCTTGAAGCGGGAGCATCGCTTCGAGATCTTGAATTTATCCAGTTCTTCCCAATCGCGATGATACATAAAGGGTTGCCGCCGTTTATTCTTTTTCCACCATATCCTCCTGGCGCCAGGATCATCAACGACAGAAACGAGGATATTTTGAAAAAGAGAGTGCCAGAGGAAACGGATTTGACAAAAGCGGTGATTGTCTACCGCGATAAAGTCTGCCAGGCAATTGCCTTTGAGGAGGAAAAGGGAAGAAAGTGTTTCCTCGATCTATCATCTGTGAAACGGTGGGAGGACGCAGACATGAAAACCATGAATTCAATGTTTCAGCTGCGCACCTATCAATTCCCATCAACCAAAGAGTGCATGATTAGGATTACCTGCACGGCGCATCATTCAATGGGTGGCGTCATCATCGATGAAAATTGTTTGACAGGTATTCAAGGTCTTTACGCCGCAGGAGAAGTCGTCGGCGGAATCCATGGTGCAAACAGGAAGGGGGGAAATGCGCTCGCAGACGCACTGATTTTCGGTAGAATTGCAGGCGCTAACGCCGCAAAACAAAGAGGTGTGACGATCGAAAAGGATCGATTCGAAACGCTTGTTTCGATAATCGATGAACAGTCCAGACAAACTGAAGAGATCCCTCGTGAGAGATTGATGGAGATGAGAGAGATGATCGCGAGCACCTGCTCGAAATGTCTCGGCATCGTGCGTTCGAGAGATTTGCTGGCCGAGAGTGCTACGATAGCTGAGAAAATGTTCGCCGAGTTGAAGAACGCAAAGACTGACAAAAAATCACGAATTCTCCTGGATGAAATTCGATCGATGGCGCTTTTGGCCGAAATGGCTACTCATACCGCACTCCTTCGCCAGGAGAGTAGAGGATCCCATTTCAGAAAGGACTTTCCCGTCGAGGATGAGCGCTGGCTGGGGTACATCGAGGTCACCATGGTCGACAAGAAGCCGGCCTATTCATTCGTGCCGAAAGGGGGGAAAGCAGCATAG
- a CDS encoding metal-dependent hydrolase, producing MVDIVYLGHSAFLVESSKGKILVDPFITGNPLVSVPKDLKPDLILVTHAHGDHLGDAIEISKKTRAPVHSTFEIANYVSSKGAKSIDGHVGGTLVMPFCSVKIFPAFHGSSVDGISSVGIACSFVISTDGKAIYHAGDTALFGDMKLIGEEFEIDMALLPIGGHYTMGIDDAVRATAMLNSKFVIPMHYNTFDPIRADPEEFRKKVESKTRTKCIILRPGESYRLV from the coding sequence ATGGTCGATATCGTATATTTGGGACATTCGGCTTTTCTCGTTGAATCCTCAAAGGGAAAGATACTTGTCGATCCATTCATCACAGGCAATCCTCTGGTATCCGTGCCCAAAGACCTCAAACCTGATCTCATTCTCGTCACGCATGCACACGGGGATCATCTCGGCGACGCGATTGAGATTTCGAAGAAGACAAGAGCGCCAGTGCATTCGACGTTCGAGATTGCGAATTACGTGAGTTCCAAAGGCGCAAAGTCGATCGACGGCCACGTCGGCGGCACACTGGTGATGCCTTTCTGTAGTGTGAAGATCTTTCCCGCATTCCACGGCTCATCGGTCGACGGCATCAGCTCCGTTGGAATCGCTTGCTCATTCGTCATCTCAACAGATGGCAAAGCGATCTATCACGCGGGGGATACGGCGCTTTTCGGAGATATGAAACTCATCGGCGAGGAATTTGAAATTGATATGGCGCTGCTGCCGATCGGAGGACATTACACGATGGGCATCGATGACGCGGTCAGGGCAACGGCGATGTTGAACTCGAAATTCGTCATCCCAATGCATTACAACACCTTCGATCCGATCAGAGCCGACCCTGAAGAATTCCGTAAGAAAGTCGAATCGAAAACGCGAACGAAGTGCATCATCCTTCGCCCCGGCGAAAGTTATCGTCTAGTCTGA
- a CDS encoding hydrogenase iron-sulfur subunit: MSENFEPTILVFACSWCGYPAATLTGVHHLSYPSSVKIIRVMCTGRVEPAFMMKAFECGADGVAVVGCRIDDCHYTDGNKHAQKRIEAVRKLLRYTGLGEERLRCEWLSASEKYKFLNLINGMYNDLKIMGPNPIPKAKRKEVMEFDKKAIDDLIADTGAHDCVECGKCTSVCPVARFDPNFAPRVIVLRALEGVSDSLSKDRDIWSCITCEMCNSMCPYKVDYSGFIQGMRSEAIRLGNEPECSQGGLLQSMMRVMAHTEKQDRLEWIPGDVKIAEKGDILYFVGCAPHLDAVFYDRNLNLTGTAISAIKILNYAGIIPVVSNDEVCCGHDLNWAGDNENFEKLMEKNIEMIKNAGAKKVIFSCPECYRTFNIDYQDILGDQDFEMMHLTEFLADLIDEGKLELKPATEEEDSVTYHDPCRLGRHLGVYDEPRDILREVGVEVREMANTREKAQCCGVSAWITCGRPAKQMQLDRIAEAKRTGAHRLLTMCPKCRIHLDCAVSKEVDVDRSLIDIPMEDYVSYLAKRLGL; encoded by the coding sequence ATGAGCGAAAATTTTGAGCCAACAATACTCGTCTTCGCCTGCAGCTGGTGTGGTTATCCTGCCGCAACTCTCACAGGCGTGCATCATCTGAGTTATCCGTCAAGCGTCAAGATCATCAGAGTCATGTGTACTGGACGTGTCGAGCCAGCTTTTATGATGAAAGCTTTCGAGTGCGGTGCTGATGGTGTTGCGGTTGTCGGATGTAGAATCGACGATTGCCACTACACTGATGGAAACAAGCATGCGCAGAAGCGCATTGAGGCCGTGAGAAAGCTCCTCAGGTATACTGGTCTGGGAGAAGAGAGGTTAAGATGCGAATGGCTCTCTGCCTCTGAGAAGTACAAGTTCCTCAATTTGATCAACGGCATGTACAATGACTTGAAAATCATGGGCCCCAACCCGATTCCCAAGGCCAAAAGAAAAGAAGTGATGGAATTCGATAAGAAAGCGATTGATGATTTGATCGCGGATACGGGCGCGCATGACTGTGTCGAATGCGGAAAGTGTACATCAGTATGTCCTGTCGCGCGCTTCGATCCAAATTTCGCTCCCCGCGTTATCGTTCTGAGGGCACTTGAAGGCGTTTCAGACAGCTTGAGCAAGGACAGAGACATCTGGTCATGCATCACGTGTGAAATGTGTAACTCGATGTGTCCCTACAAGGTCGATTATTCCGGTTTCATCCAAGGAATGCGTTCTGAGGCGATCAGGCTTGGCAACGAGCCAGAGTGCTCCCAGGGCGGCTTATTGCAGAGCATGATGCGCGTGATGGCGCACACAGAAAAACAGGACAGGCTGGAATGGATACCCGGCGATGTCAAAATCGCCGAGAAGGGCGACATTCTATATTTCGTCGGGTGCGCACCGCATCTTGATGCCGTGTTCTACGATCGAAATCTCAATTTAACGGGGACGGCGATCTCGGCAATCAAAATTCTCAACTATGCAGGTATCATACCAGTTGTCAGTAACGACGAAGTGTGCTGTGGACACGACCTCAACTGGGCAGGCGATAACGAGAATTTCGAGAAGTTGATGGAGAAAAACATCGAAATGATCAAGAACGCTGGCGCGAAAAAAGTCATTTTCTCATGCCCAGAATGTTATAGGACATTCAATATCGATTACCAGGATATATTAGGAGATCAGGACTTCGAAATGATGCACCTGACGGAGTTTCTCGCAGACCTCATCGACGAAGGAAAGCTTGAACTGAAACCAGCGACTGAGGAAGAAGACTCAGTCACATATCACGACCCCTGTCGCCTTGGTAGACATCTGGGAGTGTACGACGAGCCACGGGACATTCTTAGGGAAGTGGGCGTTGAGGTGAGGGAAATGGCGAATACAAGGGAGAAAGCACAATGCTGCGGTGTTTCCGCCTGGATTACCTGTGGGAGACCAGCAAAGCAAATGCAACTCGACAGGATTGCGGAAGCCAAGAGAACGGGGGCTCATCGCCTTCTCACAATGTGCCCCAAATGCAGGATTCATCTCGATTGCGCCGTTTCGAAGGAAGTCGATGTCGATCGATCCCTTATCGACATCCCAATGGAGGACTACGTGTCGTATTTGGCAAAGCGCCTCGGTCTTTAG